In Capsicum annuum cultivar UCD-10X-F1 unplaced genomic scaffold, UCD10Xv1.1 ctg5491, whole genome shotgun sequence, a single window of DNA contains:
- the LOC124893169 gene encoding submaxillary gland androgen-regulated protein 3A-like: protein MPPPPLPEDLGNNPNCPPFSQAQFSVPIESPDFALGFTPWQYYPGTSSVPLAVPQPRPVTHPAPPSALVIMAPSPPEAPTYVVRPIIVLSRSARTGGHSTEIEKFGTVHEESVGNRRL, encoded by the exons atgcctcctcctccactccctgaagATCTTGGGAATAACCCCAATTGCCCACCGTTCTCTCAGGCCCAATTCTCTGTTCCCATTGAGTCACCGGACTTCGCACTAGGATTCACTCCGTGGCAATATTACCCTGGCACTTCTAGTGTGCCCCTGGCAGTTCCTCAACCAAGGCCCGTGACTCACCCGGCGCCACCGTCAGCACTTGTGATCATGGCTCCATcaccacctgaagctcccacATATGTTGTGCGTCCGATAATAGTGCTTTCtcggtctgcca GAACAGGAGGTCATAGCacagaaattgaaaagtttggaacAGTCCATGAGGAATCTGTAGGGAAccggaggttataa
- the LOC107866573 gene encoding small ubiquitin-related modifier 2-like isoform X1 → MEQPRNVNSILELTIQSQDGSKLFFRMKPNITMRTIFKYYCKEKQIIDYRTVRFVFDGQRISARMTVEEAGLKDGDQIDAVLDQDGGGCAL, encoded by the exons aTGGAACAACCAAGAAATGTAAACTCAATATTAGAGCTCACAATTCAATCTCAG gATGGTTCAAAACTTTTCTTCCGCATGAAGCCTAATATAACTATGAGGACAATATTCAAATATTACTGTAAGGAAAAACAAATTATTGATTATCGGACAGTTCGTTTTGTATTTGATGGTCAACGTATTTCAGCAAGAATGACTGTAGAAGAA gCTGGATTGAAAGATGGCGATCAAATCGATGCTGTGTTGGATCAAGATGGAGGAGGATGTGCACTCTAA
- the LOC107865697 gene encoding F-box protein At5g07610-like: protein MGKKKLAFDDVAYILPSDILFLILIKVPSVKSLLRFKSISKSWNIIISDNEFKRSHRHQSKALGREKLVLHKSSTDEFEFRDLESSQLVMMAKEVFTPEKFRKAIVLSSCDGLLLLKNPTVLWNPSTGEYQTLTCPYFNYKGKVSVPNACGLCYDSSVDDYKVILIYKSSYALYSPNNDCWAKKQISLRGIVTLLQNGYFSQGTNANGCVFWSYYDRVVGVTSTIIYFDGKSDELKELPLPDFVREDDWFGLTTLKSCLSFYGGNDKSLVLDIWTMECHGSWKWLMNVCNLPCICEKFIEDIVLLGCRRNGEIVFQGLKTSQLFIYNPSQQLLTETQISKDFSKNGDLLTASVCLDSLYFKS from the coding sequence ATGGGAAAAAAGAAATTAGCCTTTGATGATGTTGCTTACATTCTTCCAAGTGATATCCTATTTCTCATCCTTATTAAGGTACCTTCTGTTAAATCTTTGTTACGTTTTAAATCTATTTCTAAGTCGTGGAATATTATAATCTCAGACAATGAATTCAAGAGAAGTCATCGCCATCAATCCAAAGCTTTGGGACGTGAAAAGCTAGTGTTACACAAAAGTAGTACCGATGAATTCGAGTTTAGAGACTTGGAATCTTCCCAATTAGTTATGATGGCAAAGGAAGTTTTTACTCCAGAAAAATTCCGAAAAGCCATCGTATTGTCCTCATGTGATGGCTTGTTGCTTTTAAAGAACCCTACGGTTTTGTGGAATCCGTCTACTGGAGAATATCAAACTCTTACGTGCCCTTATTTTAACTACAAAGGCAAAGTTAGTGTTCCAAATGCTTGTGGGTTGTGTTATGATTCTAGTGTCGATGATTACAAAGTTATATTGATCTATAAGTCGAGTTATGCTCTCTATTCTCCGAATAACGATTGTTGGGCGAAGAAACAAATTTCACTTCGTGGTATAGTAACATTACTACAAAATGGTTACTTCTCTCAGGGGACTAATGCcaatggttgtgtattttggtcaTACTACGACCGCGTTGTAGGTGTAACTTCTACAATCATATACTTTGATGGGAAGTCAGATGAACTGAAAGAGCTTCCATTACCAGATTTTGTACGTGAGGATGATTGGTTTGGTTTAACTActttgaaaagttgtcttagcTTTTATGGAGGCAACGACAAGAGTCTAGTATTGGACATATGGACTATGGAATGCCATGGAAGCTGGAAATGGTTAATGAACGTATGCAACTTGCCCTGTATCTGCGAAAAGTTTATAGAAGATATAGTGCTTTTGGGCTGCAGGCGAAATGGTGAAATTGTCTTTCAAGGACTGAAAACTTCTCAACTTTTTATATATAACCCTAGCCAACAATTGCTTACAGAAACTCAAATATCGAAAGATTTCTCCAAGAATGGGGATCTTCTCACAGCTTCAGTATGTTTGGATAGTTTGTATTTCAAGTCTTAG
- the LOC107866573 gene encoding small ubiquitin-related modifier 1-B-like isoform X2: MEQPRNVNSILELTIQSQDGSKLFFRMKPNITMRTIFKYYCKEKQIIDYRTVRFVFDGQRISARMTVEEVELGPI, translated from the exons aTGGAACAACCAAGAAATGTAAACTCAATATTAGAGCTCACAATTCAATCTCAG gATGGTTCAAAACTTTTCTTCCGCATGAAGCCTAATATAACTATGAGGACAATATTCAAATATTACTGTAAGGAAAAACAAATTATTGATTATCGGACAGTTCGTTTTGTATTTGATGGTCAACGTATTTCAGCAAGAATGACTGTAGAAGAA GTCGAACTCGGGCCAATTTAG